A single window of Meiothermus sp. DNA harbors:
- a CDS encoding FtsW/RodA/SpoVE family cell cycle protein, giving the protein MDSILLLAQLLLLALSALGVATSDWMRAAPEQHSLENLRNIAISLALMLLVSRLRPHWAIWAARPFFLLSLLLLVANLAVGFGPGSERRFIDLPFTSFNLQASELAKLAVVLYLAAFFHNKPTDYPIIGPVVAISLVAGLIIASPDLDTGLFVLLLSGFLLIVIGVPWRRLLAIGASAWILALSVSGLYLDRFEKVRDRFEGWSTYVSGRVSELSPEVIRGPLYQITQAHKIIVNAGPFGQGVGARMPNLPESHNDFVLASIIWSGGWLAGFMVLLALWLILARGLQIAANLEGSRSVLALGLTLYLVLQAALNIAAVMGTIPIGGSPLPMVSMGGNSMIMAGLAMGLLQALSREAFAASPARTKEVQP; this is encoded by the coding sequence GTGGATAGTATTTTGCTGCTGGCCCAGCTTTTGCTCTTGGCCCTCTCGGCCCTGGGGGTGGCCACCTCCGACTGGATGCGGGCCGCCCCGGAGCAGCACAGCCTGGAAAACCTGCGCAACATCGCCATCTCGTTGGCCCTGATGCTGCTGGTCTCGCGCTTGCGCCCCCACTGGGCTATCTGGGCCGCACGACCTTTTTTCCTGCTTTCGCTGCTGCTACTGGTGGCCAACCTGGCGGTGGGGTTCGGGCCGGGCAGCGAACGGCGCTTTATTGACCTGCCCTTCACCTCCTTCAACCTGCAGGCCTCGGAGTTGGCCAAGCTGGCGGTGGTGCTCTATCTGGCGGCCTTTTTCCACAACAAACCCACCGACTACCCCATCATCGGGCCGGTGGTGGCGATTAGCCTGGTAGCCGGCCTGATCATCGCCTCGCCGGATCTGGACACCGGGCTCTTTGTGCTGCTGTTGTCGGGCTTTCTGCTGATAGTGATTGGGGTGCCCTGGCGGCGGCTGCTGGCCATTGGGGCCTCGGCCTGGATTCTGGCCCTCTCGGTCTCGGGGTTGTACTTGGACCGCTTCGAGAAAGTACGCGACCGCTTCGAGGGCTGGAGCACCTACGTGAGCGGGCGGGTGAGCGAACTGAGCCCGGAGGTTATCCGGGGGCCTTTGTACCAGATCACCCAGGCCCACAAGATCATCGTGAACGCGGGGCCCTTCGGGCAGGGGGTGGGGGCCCGAATGCCCAACCTGCCCGAGTCCCATAACGACTTTGTACTGGCCTCGATCATCTGGTCAGGGGGCTGGCTGGCGGGTTTTATGGTCTTGTTGGCCTTGTGGCTCATCCTGGCCCGAGGGCTCCAGATTGCCGCCAACCTCGAGGGCTCCCGTAGCGTGCTGGCCCTGGGCCTCACCCTGTACCTGGTGTTGCAGGCCGCTCTCAACATTGCCGCGGTGATGGGCACCATCCCCATCGGTGGCTCACCTTTACCCATGGTGAGCATGGGCGGCAACTCGATGATCATGGCCGGGCTGGCCATGGGGCTCTTGCAGGCGCTCTCGAGGGAAGCCTTTGCAGCAAGCCCGGCCCGCACCAAGGAGGTTCAACCATGA
- a CDS encoding glycosyltransferase, whose translation MVIVTGGGTGGHLYPGLAAAKALLEAGEPVIYVGALGGIEERVLPESGLPYRMIPAGKLSREALRPAEGIKVLRGLWAARQVVRELRPKAVLSMGGYAGFPVAFVAALRGVPMVIHEQNAKLGLANRMLARLARRVTLATPMKLAPGLARKTQVVGYPVREEKRPPAEARAALGLEPNRPTLLILGGSQGSQELNQQLPERLYPLLGEWQVLHQCGVRWESELKAKERPHYHVRGYVDSVLAWSAADLAITRGGAGTLSEAAYHQVPVLGVPLPRHLDGGAQWANVGFYAERGAARRLASWTQFETELNTLLDPSTRARIRDRLGGLSPAGAARRLAQIILEVA comes from the coding sequence ATGGTGATCGTGACCGGCGGGGGCACCGGCGGCCACCTCTATCCGGGACTGGCGGCTGCCAAAGCCCTGCTGGAAGCGGGCGAGCCCGTGATCTACGTGGGGGCGCTGGGTGGAATCGAAGAGCGGGTGCTGCCCGAGAGCGGACTGCCCTACCGGATGATTCCGGCGGGCAAGCTCTCGCGCGAGGCCCTGCGACCGGCAGAAGGCATTAAAGTGCTCCGGGGCCTATGGGCAGCGCGGCAGGTGGTGCGGGAACTCAGGCCCAAAGCAGTACTGAGCATGGGCGGTTATGCGGGCTTTCCGGTGGCTTTTGTAGCAGCCCTACGCGGGGTGCCGATGGTCATCCATGAGCAAAATGCCAAACTGGGCCTGGCCAACCGGATGCTGGCCCGGCTCGCCCGGCGGGTTACCCTGGCCACCCCCATGAAGCTGGCCCCAGGGCTGGCCCGCAAAACCCAGGTGGTGGGCTATCCGGTGCGGGAGGAAAAGCGCCCCCCAGCCGAGGCCCGGGCTGCCCTTGGGCTCGAGCCCAACCGCCCCACCCTCCTGATCCTGGGGGGTAGCCAGGGCAGCCAGGAACTCAACCAGCAGCTGCCCGAGCGGCTGTACCCCCTTCTGGGTGAATGGCAGGTCTTGCACCAGTGCGGGGTGCGCTGGGAGAGCGAGCTCAAGGCCAAAGAACGGCCCCATTACCACGTGCGGGGCTATGTGGACAGCGTGCTGGCCTGGAGCGCAGCCGACCTGGCCATCACCCGCGGCGGGGCGGGCACCCTATCCGAGGCGGCCTACCACCAGGTGCCGGTGCTGGGGGTGCCGCTGCCGCGCCACCTGGACGGCGGGGCCCAGTGGGCCAATGTGGGCTTTTATGCCGAGCGCGGCGCGGCCCGGCGGCTTGCGTCCTGGACGCAGTTCGAAACCGAGCTTAATACACTACTTGACCCCTCCACGCGGGCCCGAATCCGCGATAGACTTGGGGGGTTGTCGCCCGCCGGGGCAGCCCGGCGGCTGGCCCAAATCATTTTGGAGGTGGCGTGA
- the murC gene encoding UDP-N-acetylmuramate--L-alanine ligase — protein sequence MKHYHLMGIGGVSMSGLARILRKDGHRVSGCDAQLSDLTRQLEREGIRVYQGHSPAHLEGVDVLVASTAIQDSEPELATAQTLGIPVWRRIQVVAEILKGGYSLGVTGSHGKTSTSSMLASIFIATQTDPTVLLGAELGLIGGSAKVGTGPYRIAEVDESDPLFRFLELDVAVITNLEADHVSPDGQARPNYHTSFEALQEAVRSFAGRAKHVIYNSEPRWRLQELTEGRPRSCFGLLAGDCHAANIELAPFSSRFDLVWRGQNLGSVQLQVPGEHNISNALAASAAALVAGVPFEAIQKGLYQYTGASRRFEKVGELNGALIVDDYAHNATKLFALLKAARNTGLRVRAVFQPHRYGRSEQEWPLYAKALEQADEALVLDVYSAEESPLTLTSAQIAERIVAHLQTKGLPARYDTWDNTLDYLRQSAAPGDLILTIGAGSVSRLGRLLAAQKEAV from the coding sequence GTGAAGCACTATCACCTGATGGGCATTGGCGGGGTGAGCATGAGCGGGCTGGCCCGCATCCTGCGCAAGGATGGGCATCGGGTGAGCGGGTGTGATGCCCAGCTTTCCGACCTCACCCGGCAGCTCGAGCGCGAGGGTATCCGGGTTTATCAGGGCCACAGCCCGGCGCACCTCGAGGGCGTGGATGTGCTGGTGGCCTCCACCGCCATCCAGGACAGCGAGCCCGAATTGGCCACCGCCCAGACCCTGGGCATCCCGGTCTGGCGGCGGATTCAGGTGGTGGCCGAAATTCTCAAGGGGGGCTACAGCCTGGGCGTGACCGGCTCGCACGGCAAAACCAGCACCTCCTCCATGCTGGCCAGCATTTTCATCGCGACCCAGACCGACCCCACGGTGCTGTTGGGGGCCGAGCTGGGCCTGATAGGGGGCAGCGCCAAGGTGGGCACAGGGCCCTACCGGATTGCCGAGGTGGACGAGTCCGACCCCCTGTTTCGCTTTTTGGAGTTAGATGTAGCAGTCATCACCAACCTCGAGGCCGACCACGTATCGCCCGATGGACAGGCCCGCCCCAACTACCACACTTCCTTCGAGGCTCTGCAAGAAGCCGTGCGCTCTTTTGCCGGACGGGCAAAGCACGTCATCTACAACAGCGAACCCCGCTGGCGCCTACAGGAGCTCACCGAGGGCCGCCCCCGCAGCTGCTTTGGGCTGCTGGCGGGCGACTGTCACGCCGCCAACATCGAGCTGGCGCCCTTCAGCAGCCGTTTTGATCTGGTCTGGCGGGGCCAGAACCTGGGTTCCGTGCAGTTGCAAGTGCCCGGCGAGCACAACATCAGCAATGCCCTGGCCGCCTCGGCGGCCGCACTCGTGGCAGGGGTTCCCTTCGAGGCCATCCAAAAGGGGCTCTACCAGTACACCGGGGCCAGCCGCCGCTTTGAAAAGGTGGGCGAGCTCAACGGGGCCTTGATTGTGGACGACTACGCCCACAACGCCACCAAACTGTTTGCTTTGCTCAAAGCCGCCCGCAACACTGGCCTGCGGGTGCGGGCAGTCTTCCAGCCGCACCGCTATGGGCGCAGCGAGCAGGAGTGGCCCCTCTACGCAAAGGCCCTCGAACAGGCCGACGAAGCCCTGGTGCTTGATGTCTACAGCGCTGAGGAAAGCCCCCTCACCCTCACCAGCGCTCAGATTGCCGAGCGCATTGTGGCGCACCTGCAGACCAAGGGACTCCCGGCCCGCTACGATACCTGGGACAACACCCTGGACTACCTGCGTCAATCCGCCGCCCCAGGCGACCTGATCCTGACCATTGGGGCCGGAAGTGTCTCGAGGCTGGGACGTCTTCTGGCGGCGCAAAAGGAGGCCGTATGA
- a CDS encoding UDP-N-acetylmuramate dehydrogenase, with the protein MRIARLPLAKLTTIGVGGEAEVWTVETLADLVQATQAPYRVLGNGSNLLVSDAGVAERVIRLAGEFAQWNPDLSGWVGAGALVPSLLQASARLGLSGLEGLHGVPAQVGGAVKMNAGTRFGEMADALEAVELFHDGRLHHYRPSELGFRYRHSELPEGSIVTRVRLKLTPSTPEAVRAKVALVDAARKGQPKKKSAGCAFKNPPGDSAGRLIDQQGLKGTTVGRAMISLEHGNFLVNLGGATAAEMYALIQKVQAVLPLEVEWELWGEITPAAAEVSL; encoded by the coding sequence ATGAGAATAGCCCGTCTACCGCTGGCCAAGCTCACCACCATCGGGGTGGGGGGCGAGGCCGAGGTCTGGACGGTGGAAACCCTGGCCGACCTCGTACAGGCCACCCAGGCCCCTTACCGGGTGCTGGGCAACGGCTCCAACCTGCTGGTCTCCGATGCCGGGGTAGCGGAGCGGGTCATCCGGCTTGCTGGCGAGTTTGCCCAGTGGAACCCCGATCTTTCGGGCTGGGTGGGGGCCGGGGCGCTGGTGCCCAGCCTGCTGCAAGCCTCGGCCCGGCTGGGCCTGAGCGGACTGGAAGGCTTGCACGGGGTGCCCGCTCAGGTAGGCGGGGCGGTCAAGATGAACGCCGGCACCCGCTTCGGCGAGATGGCCGATGCCCTGGAGGCCGTGGAGCTATTCCACGATGGCCGTTTGCATCACTACCGGCCCTCGGAGTTGGGCTTCCGGTACCGCCATTCCGAACTACCCGAAGGCAGCATCGTCACAAGGGTCAGGCTCAAACTCACCCCTTCTACCCCAGAGGCCGTGCGGGCCAAGGTAGCCCTGGTAGACGCCGCCCGCAAAGGCCAGCCCAAAAAGAAAAGCGCGGGTTGCGCCTTCAAGAACCCACCTGGCGACTCGGCGGGGCGCCTGATTGACCAGCAGGGCCTGAAGGGCACCACCGTGGGCCGGGCCATGATTAGCCTCGAGCACGGCAATTTTCTGGTGAACTTAGGCGGGGCCACGGCTGCCGAGATGTACGCCCTGATCCAAAAAGTACAAGCGGTGCTGCCGCTCGAGGTGGAGTGGGAGCTCTGGGGCGAAATCACGCCTGCAGCCGCGGAGGTGAGCCTATGA
- a CDS encoding cell division protein FtsQ/DivIB yields MIRAVLVALLLASLGVGSYVVLPIEEVEIVGNRQLSQAEIEQLTGLEPGRPWLWAWPYRLEPLQKNPWVKSAVLERPAPGRLRIVLEERTPVAHLLRDRRRYGLSQDGVLLPDAPAWGPTLEGRGELPMADLLLLIQTFPEARRIRYTVAGYQVLAANLNIWGKNVRELQDWAKLRRMVKSDASNPLAHPGALSESRIYVYSWGVSARR; encoded by the coding sequence ATGATTCGGGCCGTGCTCGTTGCTCTACTGCTGGCCTCGCTGGGGGTGGGTTCGTATGTGGTGCTACCCATCGAGGAGGTCGAGATTGTGGGCAACCGGCAGCTTTCCCAGGCCGAGATCGAGCAACTGACCGGCCTCGAGCCGGGCCGTCCGTGGCTTTGGGCCTGGCCCTACAGGCTCGAGCCCCTGCAAAAGAACCCCTGGGTCAAATCTGCCGTGCTCGAGCGTCCCGCACCGGGCCGGCTGCGCATCGTGCTGGAAGAACGCACCCCCGTCGCCCATCTGCTGCGGGATCGCCGACGATATGGCCTGAGCCAGGACGGTGTGCTCCTGCCGGACGCACCAGCATGGGGCCCCACCCTCGAGGGCCGGGGCGAACTTCCTATGGCCGATTTGCTTTTGCTAATCCAAACTTTTCCAGAAGCTCGGCGCATCCGCTATACCGTCGCGGGTTATCAGGTCTTGGCGGCAAACCTTAATATATGGGGCAAGAATGTCAGAGAGTTGCAAGATTGGGCCAAACTCCGCAGAATGGTCAAAAGTGACGCAAGTAACCCTCTTGCGCACCCCGGCGCTTTGTCGGAAAGCCGTATCTATGTGTATTCTTGGGGGGTGAGTGCTCGCCGATGA
- the ftsA gene encoding cell division protein FtsA — protein MILVGLDVGTTKVTAVIGELSSDGILDIIGEGTVPSQGLRRGVVTNLERTTESIRQAIFQAERVAGVKAEQVWVGVAGAHVRSVTSHGLAAIRRGQQITATDVERAIEQAKAYPFEGDYELIHALPLEFRVDGQEGIRDPIGMAGVRLEVDVHLVAGSKGPLTNLRKAVEDAGLELEGLVLQAYASGLAVLSPEELSMTVMLVDIGGGTTDVAVFRQGRLAHSAVIPLGGDHVSQDIAKLLQIPVEEAERVAKKYGAALPELADPELVLEVSQEGATQVSYQAPDLARIIRPRLREILHLARQSVDEALGPLEITVGKVIVTGGASMVRGLEELARKQFNLPVRLGKPLGVQGLTDVVASPTHATAVGLVRHAASLAAQAPLPRGHRPSRSKTSPASRPVLNTEGAASAANGLWERIKGMFKNFF, from the coding sequence ATGATTCTCGTAGGCTTAGATGTAGGAACCACCAAAGTAACTGCGGTCATCGGTGAACTGTCTTCGGATGGCATCCTGGACATCATCGGTGAAGGCACCGTTCCCTCCCAGGGGCTAAGGCGCGGGGTAGTGACCAACCTCGAGCGTACCACCGAGTCCATCCGCCAGGCCATCTTCCAGGCCGAGCGGGTGGCAGGGGTCAAGGCCGAACAGGTCTGGGTGGGGGTGGCCGGGGCCCACGTCCGCAGCGTGACCAGCCACGGCCTGGCAGCCATCCGGCGGGGCCAACAAATTACCGCTACCGACGTAGAACGCGCTATCGAACAGGCCAAAGCCTACCCCTTCGAGGGCGACTACGAGCTCATCCATGCCCTGCCCCTGGAGTTCCGGGTGGACGGCCAGGAAGGCATCCGCGACCCCATTGGCATGGCCGGGGTGCGCCTGGAAGTAGACGTACACCTGGTCGCCGGCAGCAAAGGCCCCCTCACCAACCTGCGCAAAGCAGTCGAAGATGCCGGCTTGGAGCTGGAAGGCCTGGTCTTGCAGGCCTACGCCTCGGGGCTGGCCGTGCTCTCGCCCGAGGAGCTCTCCATGACCGTGATGCTGGTGGACATCGGCGGGGGCACTACCGATGTGGCGGTGTTCCGTCAGGGGCGTCTGGCCCATTCGGCGGTTATTCCACTGGGTGGCGACCACGTCTCGCAGGACATCGCCAAGCTGCTGCAAATTCCGGTTGAAGAAGCCGAGCGGGTAGCCAAGAAGTATGGGGCGGCCCTGCCCGAGCTGGCCGACCCCGAACTGGTACTGGAGGTGAGTCAGGAAGGCGCCACCCAGGTCAGCTACCAGGCTCCCGACCTGGCCCGCATCATCCGTCCGCGCCTGCGCGAAATCCTGCACCTGGCCCGCCAGAGCGTGGATGAAGCCCTGGGGCCGCTGGAAATCACGGTGGGCAAGGTCATCGTGACCGGTGGCGCCAGCATGGTACGCGGCCTGGAAGAACTGGCCCGCAAGCAGTTCAACCTGCCGGTGCGGCTGGGCAAGCCCTTGGGGGTTCAGGGCCTCACCGATGTGGTGGCCTCGCCTACCCATGCCACGGCCGTTGGGCTGGTGCGCCATGCCGCCAGCCTGGCCGCCCAGGCCCCCCTACCCCGTGGGCACCGCCCTAGTCGCAGCAAAACCAGTCCCGCCAGCAGGCCCGTCCTCAATACCGAGGGTGCAGCCAGTGCTGCAAATGGGCTATGGGAACGCATCAAGGGCATGTTCAAAAACTTTTTTTAG
- the ftsZ gene encoding cell division protein FtsZ, whose protein sequence is MGDVQIKVIGLGGAGNNAVNRMIESGLTGVEFIAANTDAQVLATSLADVRIQLGDKLTRGLGAGANPEIGEKAAKEAEELVSEYLEGADMVFITAGMGGGTGTGSAPVVAEIAKSLGALTVGVVTRPFAWEGPRRLRAAEEGIKRLREQVDAMVVISNDRLLGALDKKVSAKDAFMIADRVLYHGVKGITDVINLPGQINLDFADVRTLLTGAGQVLMGIGAGRGENKVQEAAQSAIQSPLLDRSVDGARKLLVNVVGDENISLLEASSVVEHIREATGMEDVDVLYGLTYDNRAQDEMRVILIAAGFNESAVVAKPGGRPLMDFPTSNVDVGNFDIPAFIRYGDGDYPPKRGN, encoded by the coding sequence ATGGGTGACGTGCAAATCAAGGTAATCGGTCTGGGCGGCGCAGGCAACAACGCGGTCAATCGTATGATCGAGTCGGGGCTCACCGGCGTGGAGTTTATTGCTGCCAACACCGATGCTCAGGTTCTAGCAACCAGCCTGGCCGATGTACGCATCCAGTTGGGCGACAAACTGACCCGGGGGCTGGGGGCCGGCGCCAACCCCGAGATCGGCGAGAAAGCCGCCAAGGAAGCCGAGGAGCTCGTAAGTGAGTACCTCGAGGGTGCCGACATGGTCTTCATCACCGCCGGTATGGGCGGGGGCACCGGCACCGGCAGCGCCCCGGTGGTGGCCGAAATTGCCAAGAGCCTGGGTGCCCTTACGGTAGGGGTCGTCACCCGCCCCTTCGCCTGGGAGGGGCCCCGCCGCCTGCGGGCCGCCGAAGAAGGCATCAAACGCCTGCGTGAACAAGTAGATGCCATGGTGGTGATCTCCAACGACCGTCTGCTGGGTGCGCTGGACAAAAAGGTTTCGGCCAAGGACGCCTTCATGATCGCTGACCGGGTGCTCTACCACGGGGTCAAGGGCATCACCGACGTGATCAACCTGCCCGGCCAGATCAACCTCGACTTTGCCGACGTGCGCACCCTCCTCACCGGGGCCGGCCAGGTCTTGATGGGCATCGGCGCAGGCCGAGGCGAAAACAAAGTGCAAGAGGCCGCTCAATCGGCCATCCAGAGCCCCTTGCTGGATCGCTCGGTGGATGGGGCGCGCAAGCTCCTGGTCAACGTGGTGGGCGACGAAAACATCTCGCTGCTGGAGGCCAGCAGTGTAGTGGAGCATATCCGCGAAGCCACCGGCATGGAAGATGTGGATGTGCTGTACGGCCTCACCTACGACAACCGGGCCCAGGACGAGATGCGGGTCATCCTGATTGCCGCCGGCTTCAACGAGAGCGCAGTGGTAGCCAAGCCGGGGGGTCGGCCTCTGATGGACTTTCCTACCAGCAACGTGGATGTCGGTAACTTCGACATTCCCGCCTTTATCCGCTATGGTGACGGCGACTACCCGCCCAAGCGGGGCAACTGA
- the ruvC gene encoding crossover junction endodeoxyribonuclease RuvC — MIVLGIDPGITNLGLGVVEQVGKQARMLHAEVVKTSHGESAPARVGRLYRAVYQAAATYQPQAIAVEEQFFYRQNELAYKVGWAMGAVFLVADQLTIPVYGYGPPKVKQALVGHGQADKDQVAYMVRAILGLKTLPKPTHLADALAIALTHCFYQPLVSSKPLD; from the coding sequence ATGATTGTTCTAGGCATTGACCCCGGCATCACCAACCTGGGTCTGGGCGTGGTGGAGCAGGTCGGCAAGCAAGCCCGGATGCTCCATGCCGAGGTGGTCAAGACCTCCCACGGGGAGTCGGCCCCGGCGCGGGTGGGCAGGCTCTACCGGGCCGTATACCAGGCAGCCGCCACCTACCAACCCCAGGCCATTGCGGTAGAGGAGCAGTTTTTCTACCGGCAAAACGAACTGGCCTACAAGGTAGGCTGGGCCATGGGGGCGGTGTTTCTGGTCGCCGATCAACTCACCATTCCGGTTTACGGCTACGGGCCGCCCAAGGTCAAACAGGCCCTTGTAGGCCATGGCCAGGCCGACAAGGATCAGGTGGCTTATATGGTACGGGCAATCTTGGGCCTGAAGACCCTGCCCAAGCCCACCCACCTGGCCGACGCGCTGGCCATCGCCCTAACCCATTGCTTCTACCAGCCGCTTGTGTCAAGTAAACCATTGGATTGA